In Oscillatoria acuminata PCC 6304, a single window of DNA contains:
- a CDS encoding DUF2887 domain-containing protein: MKTDKLFYRIFLNQPSLLSELLPEIPPDCEFDYSAPVVKEKEVRLDGLLTPVSNDISLPLVFLEAQMGKDSTFYRRYFGGIFLYLLHHEVVRPWQGLLILKSRKLDLGATAPYQCLLSGVVTRLYLEDLRSVDNLSPNLSLLQLIVVPKSKASQVAQSILSRAQTPIEFQKYLDLVEAILVNKFPNLSIEELHNMLNLREANVTQTRFYREVLDIGRQEGRQEGRQEGQQEGEVNLILRLLSRRFGVLSPEQISGIRALSIPQLESLGEMLLDFQGIGELDEWLRTHQVQE; encoded by the coding sequence ATGAAAACAGATAAACTCTTTTATCGGATTTTCTTAAATCAGCCCAGTCTACTTTCTGAACTCTTACCAGAAATTCCCCCAGACTGTGAATTTGACTATAGTGCGCCTGTGGTTAAAGAAAAAGAAGTCCGACTGGATGGATTGCTGACTCCAGTATCCAACGATATCAGCTTACCTCTGGTGTTTTTAGAAGCCCAAATGGGAAAAGATTCCACATTTTATAGGCGCTACTTCGGGGGTATTTTTCTTTATCTGCTGCATCATGAAGTGGTTCGACCCTGGCAAGGCTTGTTAATCCTAAAAAGCCGAAAGTTAGATTTAGGCGCAACCGCTCCCTATCAATGCTTGTTATCGGGAGTGGTCACCCGGTTATATCTGGAAGATTTGCGCTCTGTAGACAATCTAAGTCCCAATTTGTCTCTGCTTCAGTTAATTGTCGTGCCCAAGTCGAAAGCCAGTCAGGTCGCCCAATCTATTTTAAGTCGCGCTCAAACGCCGATAGAATTTCAAAAATACTTGGATTTGGTAGAGGCTATACTGGTCAATAAGTTCCCTAATTTGAGTATCGAGGAGCTACACAATATGTTGAATCTCAGAGAAGCGAATGTAACTCAAACTCGTTTCTATCGAGAAGTTCTGGACATTGGACGCCAAGAAGGACGCCAAGAAGGACGCCAAGAAGGGCAGCAAGAGGGGGAGGTGAATCTGATTTTACGTTTACTCTCTCGCCGTTTTGGGGTGCTGAGTCCTGAGCAAATTTCGGGAATTCGTGCCCTGTCTATCCCTCAATTAGAGTCCCTGGGGGAAATGCTGTTGGATTTTCAAGGGATTGGGGAGTTAGACGAGTGGTTAAGAACCCATCAGGTCCAAGAGTAA